A single window of Meiothermus sp. DNA harbors:
- a CDS encoding glycosyltransferase family 2 protein has translation MSQDFSIIIVSHNTRDILAECLRRIEAHYPEAEKLVVDSASTDGSPDWVQQHYPNARVLKVPNRGYAFAVNRGLEAATRPWVVEMNSDVYLEAGDLEALHKALEAHPKAALAGPTLQTPAGRLQSFGPFYAPNYWNLRRPRAVGWVSGALIMARRAALAEIGGMDERFFFYNEDLEWCTRARRKGWQVLLVPRKVLHLGGSSTPSDPRFLAEGYRGGLLFTRGYFPALHGLHKKAVWLEAQLHLLLDPNTLRRQGYRLIVQMLREGSLNISPLMQEQAQQPRGES, from the coding sequence ATGAGCCAAGATTTCTCCATCATCATCGTTTCCCATAACACCCGGGACATTCTGGCCGAGTGCTTGCGCCGCATCGAAGCCCACTACCCCGAAGCCGAAAAGCTGGTGGTGGACTCTGCCTCCACCGATGGCAGCCCGGACTGGGTACAGCAACATTACCCAAATGCACGAGTGCTTAAAGTGCCCAACCGGGGCTACGCCTTTGCGGTGAACCGGGGTCTGGAGGCCGCCACCCGCCCCTGGGTGGTGGAGATGAACAGCGATGTGTACCTAGAGGCGGGCGACCTCGAGGCCCTGCACAAAGCCTTGGAGGCCCACCCCAAGGCCGCGCTGGCCGGCCCTACCTTGCAAACCCCGGCAGGGCGGCTCCAGTCTTTCGGGCCGTTCTATGCCCCCAACTACTGGAATCTGCGCCGACCCCGGGCGGTGGGTTGGGTGTCTGGAGCGCTGATCATGGCCCGCCGGGCTGCGCTGGCGGAAATCGGGGGCATGGATGAGCGCTTCTTCTTCTACAACGAAGACCTCGAGTGGTGTACCCGCGCCCGCCGCAAGGGCTGGCAGGTACTCCTGGTGCCCCGCAAGGTACTGCATTTGGGGGGAAGCTCCACGCCCAGCGACCCTCGCTTCCTGGCCGAGGGCTACCGGGGGGGACTGTTGTTCACCCGTGGGTACTTCCCTGCTCTGCATGGCCTTCACAAGAAAGCCGTCTGGCTCGAGGCCCAACTGCACCTGTTGCTCGACCCCAATACCCTGCGGCGGCAAGGCTACAGGCTGATCGTACAGATGCTGCGGGAGGGTTCGCTGAACATCTCGCCCCTTATGCAAGAGCAAGCACAGCAGCCTAGGGGAGAAAGCTAA